One genomic region from Drosophila subpulchrella strain 33 F10 #4 breed RU33 chromosome 2R, RU_Dsub_v1.1 Primary Assembly, whole genome shotgun sequence encodes:
- the LOC119551547 gene encoding glutathione S-transferase 1-like gives MSSSGIVLYGTDLSPCVRTVRLTLKALNLDYEFKEVDLQKGEQMSEDYLKKNPQHTVPVLDDNGTFLWDSHAIAAYLVDKYAKSDELYPKDLIKRAIINQRLFFEASVTYPGLANIVAPFWFRGVTEVPQEKLDTVHRGLKLLETFLASDPYLVGDSLTLADLVSGPTVSALRAAVDIEPSEYPKVTSWLDRLNQIPYYKEINEGPVQGYVAFLRSQWTKLGV, from the coding sequence ATGTCGAGCTCGGGAATCGTACTGTATGGAACGGACCTAAGTCCCTGTGTGAGGACTGTTCGACTGACTCTCAAGGCGCTTAATTTGGACTACGAGTTCAAGGAGGTGGATCTTCAGAAGGGAGAGCAGATGAGCGAGGATTACTTGAAGAAGAATCCCCAGCACACGGTGCCAGTACTAGATGACAATGGAACTTTCCTCTGGGATTCCCACGCCATCGCCGCCTACTTGGTAGACAAGTACGCCAAGTCCGACGAGCTGTATCCCAAGGATCTGATCAAGCGGGCGATCATTAACCAGCGTCTTTTCTTCGAGGCCAGCGTAACCTATCCAGGATTGGCCAACATAGTCGCTCCCTTCTGGTTTCGTGGTGTTACTGAAGTGCCTCAGGAAAAACTGGACACGGTACATCGGGGTCTTAAGTTGCTGGAGACCTTCTTGGCCAGCGACCCATATCTGGTGGGTGATTCCCTGACCCTGGCCGACCTGGTCAGCGGACCCACAGTGAGCGCTCTTCGCGCTGCCGTCGACATCGAACCATCGGAGTATCCCAAGGTCACCTCCTGGCTGGATCGTCTCAATCAGATACCCTACTATAAGGAAATCAACGAGGGTCCGGTTCAGGGATACGTCGCTTTCCTTCGCAGCCAGTGGACAAAGTTGGGTGTCTAA
- the LOC119551555 gene encoding glutathione S-transferase 1: MTGILVLYGTDISPPVRACKLTLRALNLDYEYKEMDLLAGEHFHEEFLKKNPQHTVPLLDDNGSLIWDSHAIVCYLVDKYAKSDELYPRDLVKRAQVDQRLFFDASILFMSLRNVSIPYFLHQVNLVPKEKLDNIKDAYGHLETFLGDNPYLNGTTVTLADFCCGATASSLAAVLELEIHRTA; the protein is encoded by the coding sequence ATGACGGGTATTTTAGTGTTGTATGGCACGGATATAAGTCCGCCAGTCCGGGCTTGTAAGCTGACTTTGAGAGCCCTGAACTTGGACTACGAATACAAGGAAATGGATCTTCTAGCCGGAGAGCATTTCCATGAAGAGTTTCTCAAAAAGAACCCTCAACACACGGTGCCGCTCCTCGATGATAATGGATCCCTCATCTGGGACTCACATGCCATCGTTTGCTACCTGGTGGACAAGTACGCCAAATCGGATGAGCTTTATCCCAGGGATCTAGTGAAGCGGGCTCAAGTCGATCAGCGATTGTTCTTTGATGCGAGTATCTTATTCATGTCCCTGCGGAATGTTAGTATTCCCTATTTTCTTCACCAAGTAAATCTGGTGCCCAAGGAGAAGTTAGATAACATTAAAGATGCCTACGGACACTTGGAGACCTTTCTTGGAGATAATCCCTATCTGAATGGAACCACTGTTACTCTGGCTGATTTCTGTTGTGGAGCTACTGCCTCTTCACTGGCCGCTGTTCTCGAACTGGAAATACATAGAACTGCTTAG
- the LOC119551552 gene encoding glutathione S-transferase 1-1-like — MGKLTLYGIDGSPPVRSVRLTLAALGLEYEYKIVNLPEKEHLKPEFLKINPLHTVPAIDDDGFYLADSHAINSYLVSKYGKDDSLYPKDLKKRAIVDQRLHYDSGVVTSTGTAITFPLFWQNQSEIPQAKIDALEGVYKTLNLFLESGDYLAGDNLTIADFHITAAITGFVVFLPVDATKYPKLAAWIERIKELPYYEKANGIPATQIIEFIKSKNFTIV; from the coding sequence ATGGGAAAACTTACGCTCTACGGAATCGATGGAAGTCCTCCAGTCCGCTCGGTGCGCCTCACCTTGGCCGCCCTGGGTTTGGAATACGAGTACAAGATCGTCAACCTGCCGGAGAAGGAGCACTTAAAGCCGGAATTCCTTAAAATTAATCCACTGCATACGGTGCCCGCCATAGATGACGATGGTTTCTACCTGGCCGATAGCCATGCCATCAACTCCTACCTGGTGAGCAAGTATGGCAAGGATGATTCTCTGTACCCCAAGGATCTGAAGAAGCGAGCCATTGTCGATCAGCGTCTGCACTACGACTCCGGTGTGGTCACGTCCACCGGAACAGCTATTACTTTCCCGCTCTTCTGGCAGAACCAGTCGGAGATTCCACAGGCCAAAATCGATGCCCTGGAAGGTGTGTACAAGACCCTGAATCTGTTCCTGGAAAGTGGCGACTACCTGGCTGGAGACAACCTGACCATTGCCGATTTCCACATCACTGCCGCCATAACCGGCTTTGTGGTGTTCCTGCCAGTGGATGCCACCAAGTATCCCAAACTTGCTGCCTGGATCGAGCGCATCAAGGAGCTGCCCTACTACGAGAAGGCCAACGGCATCCCGGCTACCCAAATCATCGAGTTCATCAAGAGCAAAAACTTTACTATTGTCTAA
- the LOC119551554 gene encoding glutathione S-transferase 1-like, translating to MSGIVLYGLDISPPVRSCQLTLRALDLEYEFKEVDLLAGEHRKEEFLKKNPQHTIPLLDDNGVLVWDSHAIVCYLVGKYAKTDELYPKDLVKRALVDQRLYFDASVLFMALRNICAPYFYNNVTEISREKADNVRDGYGHLETFLGDNPYVAGDTLTVADFCCAATASSLPAFIQLEADKYPKVTAWLERLQELPYYEEANGAGAKKYVDLLKDQLTLL from the coding sequence ATGTCTGGTATTGTGCTTTACGGATTGGACATTAGTCCTCCAGTAAGATCCTGCCAGCTGACACTGCGAGCCCTGGATTTGGAGTACGAGTTCAAGGAAGTGGACCTGCTGGCAGGGGAGCATCGCAAGGAGGAGTTCCTCAAGAAGAACCCCCAGCACACCATTCCGCTGCTCGATGATAATGGGGTCCTTGTGTGGGACTCACATGCCATCGTTTGCTATCTGGTGGGCAAGTATGCCAAGACGGATGAGCTCTATCCCAAGGATCTGGTGAAGCGGGCGCTGGTTGATCAGCGTCTGTACTTCGATGCCAGTGTTCTGTTCATGGCCCTTCGGAACATCTGTGCTCCCTATTTCTACAATAATGTCACGGAGATTTCCCGGGAGAAGGCCGATAATGTACGGGATGGCTATGGACATTTGGAGACCTTCCTGGGGGACAATCCCTACGTAGCCGGCGACACCCTCACCGTTGCGGACTTTTGCTGTGCTGCCACGGCCTCTTCCTTGCCAGCTTTTATCCAGCTGGAGGCCGACAAGTATCCGAAGGTCACCGCCTGGCTGGAGCGCCTCCAGGAGCTTCCCTATTACGAGGAGGCCAATGGGGCTGGGGCCAAGAAGTACGTGGACTTGCTGAAGGACCAGCTGACCCTTCTCTAA
- the LOC119551550 gene encoding glutathione S-transferase 1, with protein MGKISLYGLDASPPTRACLLTLKALDLPFEYVFVNLFEKENFSEDYSKKNPQHTVPLLQDDDACIWESHAIMAYLVDKYGATDELYPKDLLQRAKVDQLMHFESGVVFEAALRRLTRPVLFNGESTLPRNQVDHINQIYDFLESFLDDHDYLAGDQLTIADFSLVSTITSIGVFLELDLAKYPRIAAWLERLKELPYYEEANGSGAAQYVELMRSKNFTIVP; from the coding sequence ATGGGTAAGATATCGCTATACGGCTTGGACGCCAGTCCGCCCACTCGGGCTTGTCTGCTCACCCTGAAGGCTCTGGATCTGCCCTTCGAGTATGTGTTTGTCAATCTGTTCGAGAAGGAGAACTTCAGCGAGGATTACTCGAAGAAGAACCCGCAGCACACGGTGCCACTCCTGCAGGACGATGATGCCTGCATCTGGGAGTCCCATGCCATCATGGCCTATCTGGTGGACAAGTATGGGGCAACCGATGAGCTGTATCCGaaggatctcctccagcgggCCAAGGTGGACCAGCTGATGCATTTCGAGTCGGGCGTTGTCTTCGAGGCCGCCCTTAGGAGACTCACCCGGCCGGTGCTCTTCAATGGCGAGTCCACCTTACCCCGAAACCAGGTTGACCACATCAACCAGATCTACGACTTTTTGGAGTCCTTTCTCGATGATCACGATTACTTGGCCGGCGACCAACTTACCATAGCCGACTTCAGCCTCGTCTCGACCATCACCTCGATTGGTGTTTTCCTAGAGCTGGATCTGGCCAAGTATCCTAGGATTGCAGCCTGGCTGGAGAGGCTCAAGGAGCTGCCCTACTACGAGGAGGCCAACGGCAGCGGAGCCGCCCAGTATGTCGAGCTCATGAGGTCCAAGAACTTTACCATTGTGCCTTAG
- the LOC119551548 gene encoding glutathione S-transferase 1: MVKLTLYGLDLSPPVRAVKLTLAALNLPYEYVNVDILARKHLSSDFVEKNPQHTVPTLEDDGHFIWDSHAIIAYLVSKYADSDALYPKDLLQRAVVDQRLHFESGVVFANGIRSISKPVIFLGQTKVPKERYDAIIEIYDFVETFLKGKDYIAGDQLTIADFSLVSSVSSLVAFVDLDPIKYARISAWVKRLEQLPYYEEANGKGARQVVALIKKTNFTFES; encoded by the coding sequence ATGGTTAAATTGACTTTATACGGCTTAGATCTCAGCCCACCAGTTCGCGCTGTAAAACTAACTTTGGCCGCTCTTAATCTGCCCTATGAATATGTAAACGTTGACATCTTGGCTCGGAAGCATCTTTCTTCGGACTTCGTGGAGAAGAACCCGCAACATACGGTGCCCACTTTGGAGGATGATGGTCACTTCATCTGGGACTCCCACGCAATCATCGCCTACCTGGTCTCTAAGTACGCTGATTCCGATGCTCTTTACCCGAAAGATCTACTCCAGCGCGCTGTTGTGGATCAGCGGCTGCACTTTGAATCGGGCGTGGTCTTTGCCAATGGAATTCGAAGCATTTCCAAGCCTGTGATTTTCCTTGGACAGACCAAGGTTCCAAAGGAGCGATACGATGCCATTATCGAGATCTACGACTTTGTGGAGACCTTCCTCAAGGGAAAGGATTACATTGCTGGGGATCAACTGACCATTGCCGACTTCAGTCTCGTCTCATCGGTTTCTTCCCTTGTGGCTTTTGTGGACTTGGACCCAATCAAATATGCCAGGATCAGCGCTTGGGTCAAACGGCTGGAACAGCTTCCCTACTACGAGGAGGCCAATGGAAAGGGTGCCCGCCAGGTGGTGGCATTGATCAAAAAGACCAACTTCACTTTCGAATCctaa
- the LOC119551549 gene encoding glutathione S-transferase 1-like codes for MGKLILYGLEASPPVRAAKLTLAALDVPYEFVEVNTLAKENLSEAFLKKNPQHTVPTLEDDGHFLWDSHAIIAYLVSKYGKTDSLYPKDLLQRAVVDQRLHFESGVIFANGLRSITKPLFSAGQTKIPKERYDAIIEIYDFLETFLGDNDYIAGGQLTIADFSIISTVTSLEAFVELDSAKYPKVSAWIKRLQQLPYYEEANGNGARVFGSFIKKTNFTFST; via the coding sequence ATGGGCAAGTTGATTCTGTATGGTTTGGAGGCGAGTCCACCAGTTCGTGCCGCCAAATTGACTTTGGCCGCCCTGGATGTGCCCTACGAATTCGTGGAAGTCAACACCCTGGCCAAGGAGAACCTCTCTGAGGCGTTCCTGAAGAAGAATCCCCAGCACACGGTGCCCACTCTGGAGGACGATGGCCACTTTCTCTGGGACTCACATGCGATCATTGCCTATCTGGTGTCCAAATACGGAAAGACCGACAGTCTCTACCCGaaggatctcctccagcgggCTGTGGTGGATCAGCGATTGCATTTCGAGTCCGGTGTGATCTTCGCCAACGGTCTGAGAAGCATTACCAAGCCGCTTTTCTCCGCTGGCCAGACTAAGATCCCCAAAGAGCGATACGATGCGATCATCGAGATCTACGACTTCCTAGAGACCTTCCTCGGTGATAATGATTATATTGCTGGTGGTCAGTTGACGATTGCCGACTTTAGTATCATCTCGACTGTGACCTCCCTGGAGGCCTTTGTGGAGCTGGACTCGGCGAAATACCCCAAGGTCTCTGCCTGGATCAAGAGACTGCAACAGCTTCCCTACTACGAGGAGGCCAACGGCAATGGAGCTCGGGTATTCGGATCCTTCATCAAGAAGACTAATTTTACATTCTCAActtaa
- the LOC119551551 gene encoding glutathione S-transferase 1-like: MSKLILYGTEASPPVRAAKLTLAALDVPYEYVKINTLAKETLSPEFLRKNPQHTVPTLEDDGHFIWDSHAISAYLVSKYGKSDSLYPKDLLQRAVVDQRLHFESGVVFVGALRSITKPLFASGQTTIPKERYDAVIEIYDFVETFLTGHDYIAGNQLTIADFSLITSITALAVFVNIDPVKYSKITAWIKKLEELPYFEEANGKGARELVALLKKFNVTIAS; the protein is encoded by the coding sequence ATGTCCAAGTTGATTCTTTATGGCACTGAGGCTAGTCCCCCAGTTCGGGCTGCAAAACTGACCTTGGCCGCCCTTGACGTGCCCTACGAATACGTGAAAATAAACACCCTGGCCAAGGAAACCCTTTCCCCGGAGTTCCTCAGGAAAAATCCCCAGCACACGGTGCCCACTTTGGAGGACGATGGGCACTTCATCTGGGACTCCCATGCAATAAGTGCCTATCTGGTGTCCAAGTATGGCAAGAGCGACAGTCTCTACCCGAAGGACCTCCTCCAAAGGGCTGTGGTGGATCAGCGACTGCACTTCGAGTCGGGAGTGGTTTTTGTCGGCGCGCTGAGAAGCATCACCAAGCCACTTTTCGCCTCTGGCCAGACTACGATTCCCAAAGAGCGTTACGATGCCGTCATAGAGATCTATGACTTTGTAGAGACTTTCCTTACTGGGCACGATTACATTGCCGGCAATCAGTTAACAATTGCGGACTTTAGCCTCATCACATCAATCACTGCGCTGGCCGTATTTGTGAACATTGATCCagtaaaatattcaaaaatcaCTGCCTGGATCAAGAAGCTAGAAGAACTACCTTATTTTGAAGAGGCCAATGGCAAGGGTGCCCGCGAATTGGTGGCCCTCCTCAAGAAATTCAATGTTACCATCGCATCTTAA